The following proteins are co-located in the Amphiprion ocellaris isolate individual 3 ecotype Okinawa chromosome 7, ASM2253959v1, whole genome shotgun sequence genome:
- the nek8 gene encoding serine/threonine-protein kinase Nek8 isoform X1 has product MEKYEKIKVVGRGAFGIVHLCRRRSDGAFVILKEIPVEQMSRDERLAAQNECQVLKLLNHPNIIEYYENFLEDKALMIAMEYAPGGTLADYIQKRCNSLLDEDTILHFFVQILLALYHVHNKLILHRDLKTQNILLDKHQMIVKIGDFGISKILVSKSKAYTVVGTPCYISPELCEGKPYNQKSDIWALGCVLYELASLKRAFEAANLPALVLKIMSGTFAPISDRYSPELRQLILNMLNLDPSKRPQLTEIMALPICIRPLLNLYTDIGNVKMRRIEKPLSTVQTGPQDRPGGRVPTSRSRDGSVGLGSGKLHSLPLSSVYTWGSGISTPLRLPMLNTEVLQVSLGRTQKMGVTKSGRLITWEAPSVGSGEASLPGVVEQMQPQFISRFLEGQSGVTIKSVSCGDLFTTCMTDRGIIMTFGSGSNGCLGHGNFNDVTQPKIVEALLGYELVQVSCGASHVLAVTNEREVFAWGRGDNGRLGLGTQDTHNCPQQVCLPVEFEAQRVVCGVDCSMIISTQYSIVACGSNRFNKLGLDKTASGEEPNPSNQVEEVHSCSPVQSAPLNSEKTVYIDLGTAHSVAVTKRGQCFTFGSNQHGQMGCSSRRSSRVPYLVPGLQGITMAACGDAFTLAIGSEGEVYTWGKGARGRLGRKEEDSGIPKAVQLDESHPFTVTSVACCHGNTLLAVKPLLEEPVPR; this is encoded by the exons GATTGTTCACCTGTGCCGCAGGCGCAGCGACGGGGCCTTTGTCATCCTGAAGGAGATCCCAGTGGAGCAGATGTCACGAGATGAGCGTCTGGCGGCCCAGAACGAGTGTCAGGTGCTCAAACTGCTCAACCACCCAAATATCATAGAGTACTATGAGAACTTCCTGGAAGACAAGGCCCTCATGATAGCCATGGAATATGCACCAG GAGGCACCTTGGCGGACTACATACAGAAGCGTTGTAACTCCCTGCTGGACGAGGACACCATTCTTCACTTCTTCGTACAGATCTTACTTGCTCTGTACCATGTACACAACAAACTCATCCTGCACCGAGACCTCAAGACACAGAATATTCTTCTTGATAAGCACCAGATGATTGTCAAAATCGGTGACTTTGGCATCTCCAAAATCCTTGTCAGCAAGAGCAAAGCCTACACA GTGGTTGGGACTCCTTGCTACATCTCCCCAGAGCTGTGTGAAGGAAAGCCGTACAACCAGAAGAGTGACATCTGGGCTTTAGGCTGCGTGCTGTATGAGCTGGCAAGCCTCAAGAGAGCCTTCGAAGCTGCT AATCTACCCGCCCTCGTTCTGAAGATCATGAGCGGTACCTTTGCTCCGATCTCAGACCGGTACAGCCCAGAGCTCCGACAGCTCATCCTCAACATGCTCAATCTGGATCCATCCAAGCGGCCTCAACTCACTGAAATAATGGCTCTTCCAATATGCATCAGGCCCCTGCTTAACCTCTACACGGATATAGGCAACGTGAAAATGCGAAG GATTGAGAAACCACTGTCTACTGTGCAAACTGGTCCTCAAGACAGACCAGGAGGGAGAGTTCCTACTAGCAGATCCAGAG ATGGATCAGTGGGTTTAGGATCTGGAAAGCTGCATTCTCTCCCGCTGTCCTCAGTGTATACGTGGGGCAGTGGCATCTCAACGCCTCTCCGCCTGCCGATGCTCAACACTGAAGTGCTCCAGGTGTCTCTTGGTCGCACGCAGAAGATGGGAGTCACCAAGTCCGGCCGTCTGATAACATGGGAG GCTCCGTCAGTGGGGTCTGGGGAGGCCAGTCTTCCCGGTGTGGTGGAGCAGATGCAGCCTCAGTTCATTTCTCGCTTCCTCGAGGGTCAGTCTGGAGTCACCATCAAATCCGTGTCCTGTGGCGATCTCTTCACCACCTGCATGACAG ACAGGGGCATTATCATGACGTTTGGGAGCGGGAGCAATGGCTGTCTGGGACACGGTAACTTCAATGATGTAACACAG CCCAAGATAGTGGAGGCACTCCTCGGCTACGAGCTGGTTCAGGTGTCCTGCGGTGCTTCCCATGTTCTCGCTGTGACCAATGAAAGAGAAGTATTTGCCTGGGGAAGAGGAGACAATG GTCGCCTCGGGCTCGGCACCCAAGACACCCACAACTGTCCACAGCAGGTGTGTCTACCTGTGGAATTTGAAGCCCAGAGGGTAGTTTGTGGAGTCGACTGCTCCATGATAATCAGCACCCAATACAGCATTGTGGCATGTGGAAGCAACAG GTTCAACAAGCTTGGCCTGGACAAGACTGCATCAGGAGAGGAACCAAATCCCTCGAATCAAGTGGAAGAAGTTCATTCTTGCAGTCCGGTCCAATCAGCCCCGCTCAACAGTGAGAAGACTGTTTACATTGACCTCGGCACGGCTCATTCTGTTGCTGTTACAA AAAGAGGTCAGTGTTTTACCTTCGGCAGCAACCAGCACGGACAGATGGGCTGCAGTTCCCGTCGTAGCAGCCGTGTTCCCTACCTGGTGCCCGGCCTGCAGGGTATCACCATGGCTGCCTGTGGCGACGCCTTCACCTTAGCCATTGGATCTG AAGGGGAGGTGTACACGTGGGGAAAGGGGGCCCGCGGCCGGCTCGGTAGAAAAGAGGAGGACTCTGGGATACCAAAGGCGGTGCAGCTCGACGAGAGTCACCCGTTCACGGTGACATCGGTGgcttgttgtcatggcaacactCTGCTGGCAGTAAAAC CTCTGCTTGAGGAGCCGGTCCCGAGATGA
- the nek8 gene encoding serine/threonine-protein kinase Nek8 isoform X2: MEKYEKIKVVGRGAFGIVHLCRRRSDGAFVILKEIPVEQMSRDERLAAQNECQVLKLLNHPNIIEYYENFLEDKALMIAMEYAPGGTLADYIQKRCNSLLDEDTILHFFVQILLALYHVHNKLILHRDLKTQNILLDKHQMIVKIGDFGISKILVSKSKAYTVVGTPCYISPELCEGKPYNQKSDIWALGCVLYELASLKRAFEAANLPALVLKIMSGTFAPISDRYSPELRQLILNMLNLDPSKRPQLTEIMALPICIRPLLNLYTDIGNVKMRRIEKPLSTVQTGPQDRPGGRVPTSRSRDGSVGLGSGKLHSLPLSSVYTWGSGISTPLRLPMLNTEVLQVSLGRTQKMGVTKSGRLITWEAPSVGSGEASLPGVVEQMQPQFISRFLEGQSGVTIKSVSCGDLFTTCMTDRGIIMTFGSGSNGCLGHGNFNDVTQPKIVEALLGYELVQVSCGASHVLAVTNEREVFAWGRGDNGRLGLGTQDTHNCPQQVCLPVEFEAQRVVCGVDCSMIISTQYSIVACGSNRFNKLGLDKTASGEEPNPSNQVEEVHSCSPVQSAPLNKRGQCFTFGSNQHGQMGCSSRRSSRVPYLVPGLQGITMAACGDAFTLAIGSEGEVYTWGKGARGRLGRKEEDSGIPKAVQLDESHPFTVTSVACCHGNTLLAVKPLLEEPVPR; encoded by the exons GATTGTTCACCTGTGCCGCAGGCGCAGCGACGGGGCCTTTGTCATCCTGAAGGAGATCCCAGTGGAGCAGATGTCACGAGATGAGCGTCTGGCGGCCCAGAACGAGTGTCAGGTGCTCAAACTGCTCAACCACCCAAATATCATAGAGTACTATGAGAACTTCCTGGAAGACAAGGCCCTCATGATAGCCATGGAATATGCACCAG GAGGCACCTTGGCGGACTACATACAGAAGCGTTGTAACTCCCTGCTGGACGAGGACACCATTCTTCACTTCTTCGTACAGATCTTACTTGCTCTGTACCATGTACACAACAAACTCATCCTGCACCGAGACCTCAAGACACAGAATATTCTTCTTGATAAGCACCAGATGATTGTCAAAATCGGTGACTTTGGCATCTCCAAAATCCTTGTCAGCAAGAGCAAAGCCTACACA GTGGTTGGGACTCCTTGCTACATCTCCCCAGAGCTGTGTGAAGGAAAGCCGTACAACCAGAAGAGTGACATCTGGGCTTTAGGCTGCGTGCTGTATGAGCTGGCAAGCCTCAAGAGAGCCTTCGAAGCTGCT AATCTACCCGCCCTCGTTCTGAAGATCATGAGCGGTACCTTTGCTCCGATCTCAGACCGGTACAGCCCAGAGCTCCGACAGCTCATCCTCAACATGCTCAATCTGGATCCATCCAAGCGGCCTCAACTCACTGAAATAATGGCTCTTCCAATATGCATCAGGCCCCTGCTTAACCTCTACACGGATATAGGCAACGTGAAAATGCGAAG GATTGAGAAACCACTGTCTACTGTGCAAACTGGTCCTCAAGACAGACCAGGAGGGAGAGTTCCTACTAGCAGATCCAGAG ATGGATCAGTGGGTTTAGGATCTGGAAAGCTGCATTCTCTCCCGCTGTCCTCAGTGTATACGTGGGGCAGTGGCATCTCAACGCCTCTCCGCCTGCCGATGCTCAACACTGAAGTGCTCCAGGTGTCTCTTGGTCGCACGCAGAAGATGGGAGTCACCAAGTCCGGCCGTCTGATAACATGGGAG GCTCCGTCAGTGGGGTCTGGGGAGGCCAGTCTTCCCGGTGTGGTGGAGCAGATGCAGCCTCAGTTCATTTCTCGCTTCCTCGAGGGTCAGTCTGGAGTCACCATCAAATCCGTGTCCTGTGGCGATCTCTTCACCACCTGCATGACAG ACAGGGGCATTATCATGACGTTTGGGAGCGGGAGCAATGGCTGTCTGGGACACGGTAACTTCAATGATGTAACACAG CCCAAGATAGTGGAGGCACTCCTCGGCTACGAGCTGGTTCAGGTGTCCTGCGGTGCTTCCCATGTTCTCGCTGTGACCAATGAAAGAGAAGTATTTGCCTGGGGAAGAGGAGACAATG GTCGCCTCGGGCTCGGCACCCAAGACACCCACAACTGTCCACAGCAGGTGTGTCTACCTGTGGAATTTGAAGCCCAGAGGGTAGTTTGTGGAGTCGACTGCTCCATGATAATCAGCACCCAATACAGCATTGTGGCATGTGGAAGCAACAG GTTCAACAAGCTTGGCCTGGACAAGACTGCATCAGGAGAGGAACCAAATCCCTCGAATCAAGTGGAAGAAGTTCATTCTTGCAGTCCGGTCCAATCAGCCCCGCTCAACA AAAGAGGTCAGTGTTTTACCTTCGGCAGCAACCAGCACGGACAGATGGGCTGCAGTTCCCGTCGTAGCAGCCGTGTTCCCTACCTGGTGCCCGGCCTGCAGGGTATCACCATGGCTGCCTGTGGCGACGCCTTCACCTTAGCCATTGGATCTG AAGGGGAGGTGTACACGTGGGGAAAGGGGGCCCGCGGCCGGCTCGGTAGAAAAGAGGAGGACTCTGGGATACCAAAGGCGGTGCAGCTCGACGAGAGTCACCCGTTCACGGTGACATCGGTGgcttgttgtcatggcaacactCTGCTGGCAGTAAAAC CTCTGCTTGAGGAGCCGGTCCCGAGATGA